Sequence from the Lentilitoribacter sp. Alg239-R112 genome:
AACGTTGCGGATCGCTATACGTTACGAAATATATATTCGATATTTTGATGTTCACTCGTATTATAACTCCCCTGTCCGAGGACAGGTCCAAACTCACCATTTGAATTGATTTTTTGGACATCAAATTTCACATCAACGCTACCATTTTGGTAAGAGCCTCGTTCAATGATGATAAAATGCCCCTTCTCTTCTCCTATATGCCCCTCAAACAGGCCAATTCCCGAAAACTCGCTACGTCTTTCATTGGCATATATGAGAGTGTAATGCATGGTTTCCTTCCCATGAACATAACCTTTGTGCTTGCGAATAACTTCGCCGCGGTTGAATTTCTGTGGTTCGGGCATTTTGGTGATTTTGTCTTCAGACCATTTTTCAATGGTAAATGATGCTTTATATTCCAATTTGAACTCCTTTAACTCTGATGAAGTTTGTTGGAAACTTGTCTTGAATTATTGTAAAAATGCGACATGAATGAAATAAGATCAAAAATCAGGGGGCTGCTCAATGAACGTCAATCTCTTGAAAAAATTTCAATCCAAACCTTTCCGCCCTGCAAAGCCATCGATGCTGTTATTGAC
This genomic interval carries:
- a CDS encoding DUF3224 domain-containing protein, with translation MEYKASFTIEKWSEDKITKMPEPQKFNRGEVIRKHKGYVHGKETMHYTLIYANERRSEFSGIGLFEGHIGEEKGHFIIIERGSYQNGSVDVKFDVQKINSNGEFGPVLGQGSYNTSEHQNIEYIFRNV